The sequence CTCCTCATGCCAAGTCTTTCTGTCAGCATGTAAACTCCTTAAGTGACTGTAAGTGAGTTCTGTGTAACAGACATAATTCATTGCAAAAATGTATTACCTTCCACAACCAGCCCACTTACTTTAGCAAGCAAATGAACATGTACTTTGAACCGTCCAAGTTCAACACTGCTGTCTTTTCTGTGTGACTGATTTGCTTTAATCTAAATACTGAGGCAGCTGCACTGCCTCATGTAGATCCACCTCTGTGTTTGTACAGACTGAAGACACTTATTGAACATGCAGTATTACTGCTTAAACTGCTTCAAGCTCATTCACACATTATTTATACacacattattttctttttgtttaaatagtATGTGTCCATTATAATGTGGAATGGTTGATTTGCTTTTAAAACTTCCCTCTATACCCTAAGCTATAGGTTTTAAGTGACACAACATAATACAGAACATCCCAGTTATTGGAGTACATGCAAGAGGAGGTTCacaattttgcaaaataaaaaaaaaggactaTTTTTACCGCATCGGTCAGTTTAGCAGTAAAATGTTGTCAGttgaaatttctttttttaaaattttttttggccttattTGATAGGTACAGTTATAGACAGGAAAGTCgggagaagacatgcagtaaagggccgtgaGCAGGAATCTAACCCAGGTcactgcatcggggaccagcccttgtacatgggtcgcccgcttaaccagttgagctatccaGGTGCCCCATCAGCTCAAATTTCATTACTTGgatcagatttttcatttgtccTCAGTTTGCCATAATTGAAGCTAATTAACCTTCTTGGTAAATTCAGATGGTAAATGCATTTGTAATTTCCTTTTCATGCATTCAGCTAACGAAGAGCAACATTGTATTAATTTAGAGTTTCTGTCCACAACTAAGCCCACTATTCACCTTTCTTTCACCTGCTGCATGGTTGGTCTCCATCACATCCTGGTCCTGACCCTGTTCGACTTTTTACCTGCAatatgttcaccagctagttgcTACCTTTGTTTAATGTTGGTAGTGGCTGGGTAGGTAGAGGGGGTACTGGGTAGGTACTTGGGgattaataatgaaaaaggaTGCTGCCCGTTGCTGCTGGAAATGAGATAGAGGAGAGCATGGAGACtgaacccatccatccattatctatacaccacttaatcctcattagggtcacggggggctggattggatcccagctgacttagggtgaaggcaggggacaccctagacaggtcaccagtctatcacaggactacatatagagacaaacaatcacactcacagtcaaacctacggacaatttagaatcaccaattaacctcagcatgtttttggactgtgggaggaagctggagtatttggagaaaacccacacatgcacaaggagaacatgcaaactccatgcagaaagataccAGGCCCACCCAGGTTGGGaagcgaactggggatcttctagctgcaaggcaacagtgctaaccgcCAAgcaactgtgcagcccctggAGACTGAATCAAAACTTTAAACTTTCAAAGCAGTTGTCAAACCACGCCACTTACATTGCAAGTAGTAGATGTAAAAAATACTGATGTGTGCAGCTTTAAGTTCAAGTTTAGTTGTTTATGTAGGCTGATCAGCAGGAACTCAGTACAGCTCCACCATGTTGGCTTCCCCAGCAGCAGCCTGACTACATGCAGTACTGTTGGTTTGTTTCTGTAGGAGACTGTCTTTTGGACCAGCCTCAGAAGCAGCTGTCTCTCCCTGACAACCTGCCCGGCTCCAGCTACAGTCTGCACCGTCAGTGCGAGCTCGCCTTTGGATCCGGATCCAAGCCCTGCCCCTACATGCAGCCGTGCTCCAAGCTGTGGTGCACCGGGAAAGCCCGCGGACAGCTGGTCTGCCAAACCCGACACTTCCCCTGGGCAGATGGCACAAGCTGTGGCAACAGCAAGGTCTGCTACAGAGGTGCTTGTGTTGATAAGAACAGCACCGCGCACATCAAGGTGAGATAATATGGAAACCACTGTCCCATCCTGCTCAGTCATTTTTATCAGCGGCTGATGAACCGGTATGCTCATTTTCTGTTGTCTCAGGTGGATGGCCGATGGGGGAAGTGGGGTGCGTTTGGAGACTGTTCTAGAAGTTGTGGTGGTGGAGTTCAGCTGGCCAAGAGAGAGTGTAACAACCCCATCCCTGAGAACGGAGGCAAATACTGCTACGGCCTACGCATCAAATATCGCTCATGTAACCTCAACCCTTGTTCTGAAACAGGTACACTAgtccccaacacacacactgaggaatgCAACTGACAACTAAACATCACCATAGAACGGCTGTTCCAAATATACCTTATATATACCATACTTAGATATGCTATTAGGCATGTTAGTCCAGGGTTTATACCTAATTTTAACGAAAGGTCAATAAAGTCTGATTAGAAAAGTCACTAGATTATGTCAAATGCTGTTTTGCATGTTAGTGACAGCATAATGTAATTTGCATATGCAAACTTTTGAAACATAAACTAAACATAAGCACTTTTCGTtgccatttaattttttttctttttttaaatgaggatTTAAAGTCACCAAGCCTGGCTGAATAGTTGCAACATTGCGTAGGTTTGTTAAGCTTTGTCTATCTCTGAATGGTAAAGTAGTAGGTATtgagatgcagaaaaaaaaatcagtatattTAGAATCTGGGTGGTGTTGAAGCCTTCACAGAACCAAAAACATGGGAACGTAAAtgtacaaaaagtaaaaaacagtATGGGTGTCTGTTCTAAAGAAAGCAACAGCTAGAAATTGTTAGCATAGCTGACTAACTAGCTTACAACCTACAGTAGTGATTAACTCAATGTTACATAGGGCCAAGAGTTCAGTGTAAAGTCAGATATTTCTGATTAGCACATCCACTCTTTAGTATTAAGCCCTTTGTGGAAGCTTTTCCTGCTCTGTTGTGCTAATTTACAGTACATGAACCCCAGGCACAGTTTACCAAACACAACTGTTTTTCGTCATCTTAAATGTTTTCTCTTACATGTGAAACATAGTCTTTGAAAATACAAGCTTGTATGTATTCTaagtattttacattaaatgtcTGCCGGAGATGTTTTCAATCAATGGACCAACCACTGACTTAATGTTAGTTTCACTGTATAGTTAACTCCAGCTGACAAAGTCTGCCAGTGAGCTGTCCCTTCTCTTATTCTGATGAAATCAACGATTGCCTGCTAGAAatgaaaatactgtatttatctACCTAGATCTGAACTGAATAATCTAATTTTCCATGTTGTAGTATATTAATCTGTGACTATTTTGCTGTCTCCAGGTAAGAGTTTCCGCGAGGAACAGTGTGAGGCATTCAATGGCTTAAACCTGAACACCAACAGGCTGGGCTCCTCCGTGGTTTGGGTTCCCAAATATTCAGGCATCTCTCCCAAGGACAAATGCAAGCTCATCTGCCGTGCCAATGGGACTGGATACTTCTATGTCTTGGCTCCAAAGGTATGCATATAATTTATTATGTTCACTTTACCATTCCTCCcagcaaacacactgaaagTCTGATTGATCTGTTTTAATCAACTTTTTCTCATTACTGAAAAAAAGCATAGTTCAAGAACATAGATTATATTTATTAGAAAGCCCTGTGGGTACGCAGTGTTAATGATGTAGCGAAACACCAGTAAGTTCTGAAAAGTTCTAGGCAAAtgacatattgacttatttcacattacCAACAAAACGTAATTACCCAACCATCTGGATGGTGGTTTGCATGATAATTGCTGGCTGTGGTGAAAATGGTATTGCAGCCTGGACACGGTACATAGAGCAATGCTGTCAGCTCCCATTATGCTGCTGTGAATAACAATCAAAGTCCTGCCACACTTGGATCTGTCTAAAAAGTTGAGGAATGGCACCAGGGAATTCTGTTAATATTCTGAGCTTAATGGGTTTCAACTATTGTACTTCTTAATGAGCAGCTCACCCCTGAGCACCTCATGAGTCAAACCTAATGGGAGGTGCAGTTGAAACATTTAGGTAGAAATAACGGGAAGCTCTCTGgtcataaaaaaaagtttcagtgGTTGGTGCAGAACTGTTTGCCTGGCATGGTTTGGCCTTTATCCATAATGCAAGAAGTAACAGCTAGTTCCATCGACAGCCCAGCAGTGTGAGGTGAtatgatggtggcagcagaggatggatggaagggTGAGAGAGGAAACTTGCAGGGACAGTATCACTTCACAGCTGTGGCTTGTCAGCAACTGTTTATGCAATCAGCAAGGAAACAAGCTTGTAACAGAAAGACAAGCCAACATCTCATTTACACTGAAGGACACTGCACAGTCCTTCTGATGCTATTTCTGGTTTTCTATTGATGTAGCTCTTTGGTAcattatgtttgttttgtcaagACCAGTAGACCAGATAAACGTGATGCATGTGATGTAATGTCTGTATGCTCTGAATCCGGCAGGTTGTGGATGGGACACCATGTTCTCCTGACACCTCCGCTGTGTGCGTTCAGGGAAAATGCATTAAGGCAGGCTGTGATGGCAAGCTGGACTCTAACAAGAAGTTTGACAAGTGTGGCATGTGTGGCGGAGACAACCAGGGCTGCAAGAAGGTCTCAGGAATGTTCACCAAGCCTATGTAAGTGGGTCCACATATACAAGTCTTTAGTGTTATATTTAATGAACCAGTCTGGATATCATCACGTCAAGACAACCACAGGGCTGAAATCAGTCAGGTCCCGGCAAAAACAGGATCAACTGAAGGAACAGATAAAAGTTTTGGAACCATATACAATATTAATATCCTTTTTTGACACAATGGGCATCACACAAGAACATCCTCATATTCTTATCCTAAACGTGTTTTTAATGTAGTGTTTGCTAGCACAACTGTTTAAGTGTGATTCACTGAACTTTCCTACCAAGACAAACTTGTCCTGAATCACAAGTCTCCACCTGATATGATGCCACCTGTTCATGAGGAGGTTTAGCATTTATGAGATTTAATCATAAGAATAATCAACACAAAATTGCCATATAAAGCACCTATCAGGAGATGGCACTGTGACGGTGTAAAATGCTAATAAAAGCTTCATACAAAATTGCCTTAGTTCTATATTTTATAGTCTTTAATTTTGGTATCATACTGAACATAAATTCAGGCACCGACAGTTTTATGATTTCAGGTCAAGCTAGTGTTTAACCCTTTGGGGTATCATTCTAAACAGGACAATTCCAAGTTACCTCATTGGCCCAAATATAAGATCACCTGATTATGAGTCGACTCCCCcttttgtcagtgtgtgtttcagaaatATACGTTTTGAAGAGAGGAAACACTAACCACTTTCTCTGACTGTTAGCAGTTTTCAGACTGTCTTTTTGAGATCATCATCTGTGGCAGCTGTATTTCTTGGTTGTTGGAGCCGTCTTCTCACTGTTTCCTTGTTGCAGTAAAAGAGGCCTTGAACTCATTTTCAGTCATCATAAATTTATTTCCTCTCTAGCAGCAAAACACATAGCAAAAGCTTCCACAAGCTCCTGCAGGCTAAACCAAATATTTTGAGACTGATTCCGAAAGAGTCACTACAAATGTACTGAGAACACTTCCTGGTCGAGCAACAttacaactgcaaaaaaaaaaaaacataatgcaaCTCTCTTAGTATCTTGCCGTTACACTGGTGTTCTCTCCCTTCAAAAACAATATCTGATGTGAAAACATACTTGTCTAGTCCTCAAATATAACATGTTAAGTTAATTTCAAAATGAATCTTCTTATTCTGAAAtgctttaaataaattataGGCAGAGAAAAATTTAAGCCAATCTTGCCTCTTGAATAGTCCAAGCTGTATCCAGTCAGTTTTATATCATGTACTGGAAACAGAACAAGTGGAAGCAGCTTTGTATTGATGATGTTTCAATAATGCTACTAAAGTGCCTTTAAAGCCTGTTGTTAAAAATGATTGGATAGCATCAGTAATATCTGATTTGACTCTTCCTCTCCAGTCATGGCTACAACTTCGTGGTGATGCTGCCTGTTGGAGCTTCCAACATTGACATCCGTCAGCGTGGCTACCGAGGAATGGTCAGTGATGAAAACTACTTAGCCGTGAAGAATCGTCATGGCATGTACCTCCTGAATGGAAACTACGTGGTGTCAGCTGTGGAGCGGGACCTGCTGGTGAAGGGCAGCCTGCTGCGGTACAGTGGTACTTCCACATCTGTGGAGATCCTTCAGGCCACCAGACCCCTGCAGGAGCCTCTGACTGTAGAGGTGCTGTCTGTCGGGAAAATGACCCCTCCCAGGGTACGCTACTCCTTCTACATCTCTAAGGAAAGCAAGGAAGAAAAGACTCTGCGGAAAGAGGAGAAAAGTCACAAAGCACAGAACAGTGTCTTGGCTGATAGCAATAAAATAGAGGCTAAGAAGCAGGCGATGGGTAAGAGGCCTGTCAGTCACTGGGTGACAGGAGGATGGGATTCGTGCACAGTGACTTGTGGGAATGGTCTGCAGAAGAGGCTGGTACAGTGTCAGAGCATGGAGGGACGTCCTGCAGCAGACTGTAACAGTGCTGACAGGCCTGTGGCAGTGAGAGCATGTGGGGACCCCTGTCCCATGTGGGATGTTGGGACCTGGTCTCACTGCTCCAAGTCCTGTGGAAGGGGCTTTAAAAGGCGGCCGGTGCGCTGTATGACTGAAAATGGTCTGACTCTGCCTAGAGACCATTGCTCTGGAAGGAGGAAGCCTCAGGAGCTGGACCTGTGCAACCTGAAACCATGTTAGAGCAGAAAAGACACAGACGGTAGTGGAAGTGAACATTTGACATGAACCTTAAAGATACCAACAGCTGTGTTGGGTGCAAATACTCACACACAGCCTGACGGGGTCTGAAGGGGTTTCTGTGACACTgaaagagggagacagagagggtcTTCCCCTGTTGTCTGAAAGGACAGATATCTGCttacataaaacaaaagaaggaaaacagtCTTCTTGTGAAGTGTCAAACTATCTGTGGCAGGTTTGCCTTGTCTACCTCTACCAGGACTGATGACGATGCCTGTGTAAATACACAacagcccttttcagacatgagatACACAACATAGCTGCTTCATCAGGCTGTTACAGTGACAAccttcaaaaaatgtttcttacagCTTTATTCAGACATGTCAAGACTGTTATGGAAACAGCCACACTAACATGCACACCAGATTTAGCATGCAACACACAAGACTAGACAGTACAGGATGTTATGTTTAGTGTATGAGACCCCCACGGTTCTGTTAAGCTGCCTGGTTATCTCATTCTAGTGTTCATCCAGATATGACCGAAACATTTCATTTACCTTCAGAATGAAAAGGGATTATTGTCTGAAAGGAGTTAGGGAGTAACAGAGGAGAAAGCTGCAGAGACAGTGATCACACATCCATAAGGTTTATGTATAACCACAAAGGATGAAATTTCAAGGCAAGGACATGAACGTTTGTGAGATTCAATCTCAGTACTTGTGCTGTGCAGATATTTCACCTGTGAACCAACATTCTTCTCATGTCACTGACAAACTAATCAAAATGTGAAACACAGTACTGTATCTGTCACATTTAAGGCCTGATTGGTCCATGCAGTTTCTACATCTCTTTTCTTTTATCTATTTTCCTTGCTTCTGTGGTGTTAGAACTCAGTGACCAAACCAGTCAGATCAGCTTTATATCTCTCTCTGTCAACAATATATTCTACGCACATGATACAATCTTTACAGATTAGGTTCAAATCAAAGAATTCCTGTAATAATgaccaaaaactaaaaaatatttttaataataggAAAAATAGTGTAGTTCATGCTAAGCATATTCTTTACAGTGAATGTAGTCTGCTTGTACGGTGCagttgtaatgtgtgtgtgtcagttctATGTAAAGCAAACCGACCAACGCTCAGCTGTTTGTTCTGTGTTGCCAAAGAGTTCAAACCTTCCACAAAGCCTTAGTCCAGTGACAGACACCTCAGTGCATGAGCTGGACAGAAGCATGGCTTGGTCAAAGAACCTTcatagtttctgttgtcatctTAAAGTTATCTTCTCAATGACAAACCCTCACCTTAGGAGGCTTAAAATCAGGACATAAGAGGTTGAAACAGTTCAGGCCAGGTCATGGTGTCTGCCTGACCGATGCAGAGAGCATAAAGCATACTGGTTGGTGTGCTCACTGGAATTAAAaggttttcctttttcctttacTTCTCTGCAATCCAAAGCTCTTATTAGACAAGCTTGTCAGCtaacctgttttattttgttatttttgtatgcaTCAATACAAAACAGTGACTGCCATAACAGACTTTTAAGGTAGACTCCTATTGTGGATCGCAGCCTTAAATTTTTCACTGTCTTTCCTCTGCAGAAATGGTCTAGGCCTGGGCTTCATAACTGCTTACTCCACCACAGGAACTCTTCTGTAGCTTCATTTGGTTGTGACGAAACACAATGGGTGCCGAGCTGCTGAATGCAATTGCCCTTAGATGAATAAATAAGATTAGATTGAATTGCAATGTTTTGGTCTCAAGCCCCTCCCCAAAAATTCCTCTACTTTTGGAAGGCCTTCTTGAAACTTCTGTTAGACTCTGGTTCCTCAGAAGATTCTACAGACCAGTTCATGGTTTCCATATCCATGTCCAGAGACATTTGCAGCCTCAAACCCCAACAGTAGAATGGCATGCCTATTGAATTGAGAATACTGGTGAACACACATTCCAAAATATGATGGCAACCTCCTGACAGGAAGGAAGAGGAGCTACTTTGTTTACGGCCAGAAGACAAAGCCAAAAAACTTCATGTGCAATCGCTTAACACAAATGTAGACTATAGTACATCATGACATACATATGGTGGAAGAGAAAAGTGTCCTGCTGTGCAGACGGTCCGTATTCTTGAATTGGAATACAAACATCCGCAGAGTGATCTGGGCATTCGCTGATGACGCAGTTCACATCACGCAGGCCTCTATAGACCCTTTTGGACACAAGAATGTGGAAACCATGATTGGCCTGTAGTCTCCAGGAAAGTTCCTGTGATGGAAACGCAGCTCATCCCTGCAGTATAAACTGTCACTCTACTGAATATCTATATGCTGAGCTGGGTATACCTCTATGACCCGAGTTACGGAGATAAAAGCCAAAAGCAGGACATGAGTAGCATTAAAACAGCTGGAGAGGTAACAACCAGAAAAAACAATTATACTTTAACAGTTGaaatagcaaaaatacaaaGATACAGAAAAGCACGGGAAAATATTGAAAGGATGAGAACATTTTCAAGTAGCAAAAATAATTTGTAGAGAAGGCCATCCCAGaagtgaaaaaaaggaaatgaattgGTTATTGAGAGGCCATACAGCACTGAAAAACTGCTTTAGCTGAGCCGAAAGACAAAGGTTAGATTGCTCCACACCATACAAGGCCTCATATGTATCGTTATTTATAGTTCATTAAAATGAATTCCTTGAAGATACTGGCAATCAGTGCAATGAGGCCATGATTACGGTGATATGTGACAAACACTGCTCAGGGTCAGGAGTCTGTCTGATGAATTCTGTACAGTATGGCCATAACCCTCCTCAAAGCCCCATGAATACAGGGGGCGTATTGTGCTCCAAAGATGTGTTTTTCGAAAGAAATTATTTCAGCTGGACTTCAGTAGTCTAAAAAAGTTCAGATTAGCTGTGTTGCTCTGGGTAAAATGCTTGTTGACTAGTGGCATTTCCTCAGCCGTCATGCTTCTGTCCGCCTGCATGGCTGCTCCATCACCTCTAGCCCTTAATGAGAACACATAATGCttacattgtgtattttttcttccaagCTTATGCATCATGTCAGCCTGTCGTTATAATGTCAGCCAAAATTTATATGGTTTTTCATCCATGGTGAAATTAAAGGGAAAATCCACCCTAAAATGTGTATCCCCAAATGGCTATAGGTGTACTTTCCATCCTGGTGTTCCATTCAGTTTTAGTAGGTGTAGTTTAACATGAACTTGACACacaatgtaaaatatttgaGAGGAAGGTCCAGTTTTGTTGTTACAATCTGAAGTTTGAAATGCAGGCGCATTTGTCTGGACTCATTGTTACACAATTTCAGAAGTCAGACAAATGAGTCAAACATTACAGAATATTAATGTATCCAAAAGTTGCATTGTCCTTAATAGATACAGTCCCTACATCCCCTTTAACAGAACATTCATTTCACTTTGTATTTTGGTTCAGAGGGACCAGTTATACCATCTAAAAGGTGGTAATGTagagttactttttttttctttcacatcatGTACAGATgttaattttatcatttgtcttTAGTATTGTATACTATGTATACATTCATCTAGCTGTATAAaataaagtatatatatatatatatgtatatatataaaaaacagtaaaaccatGTGTTGACCTATGATTGAAGTGGCGGGTTTTCAGGTATTACACAGATACTGTACATGAAGTCAATAAGGAAATATTACTTCACTCCTGTAAATTGATCCTCCATCTTTGGGTGGACGGCTCTTGAGCATCTCCTCTTGCTCCAGCAGTATCTGTTACATCACATTTCTGCTGCGTCATGCAGTCTTCCATCACACGAGACGATCTTGAT comes from Amphiprion ocellaris isolate individual 3 ecotype Okinawa chromosome 7, ASM2253959v1, whole genome shotgun sequence and encodes:
- the LOC111571466 gene encoding A disintegrin and metalloproteinase with thrombospondin motifs 15, which translates into the protein MAAHISSLVVFTQFLLYLKATCCFEVDFCIPVRVDHQKHEKHVHRRTEQMNERQVVFRLSAFKQEFYLRLMPDSSFLAAGSMLPESDSTASNASAAADLRECFYSGDVNADPDSFAALSLCKGLQGGFSYNGMEYFISQSRNEDAPRYGNSFDRTHVIRRRRRAAHSGGNFTSRCGVTPDTNFTISLEKYKYMSDLEIDGLTETVLKSLGRSKRFASIPRFVEVLVVADESMAKFHGDDLKHYLLTLMSVAARLYKHPSILNSINIVVVGFMVINEADKGPKVSSNAALTLRNFCSWQKKLNKHSDKHPEYWDTAILFTKQDLCGATTCDTLGMADVGTMCDPKRSCSVIEDDGLPSAFTTAHELGHVFNMPHDNVKACEEVFGKLKENHMMSPTLIQIDRSRPWSVCSAAIITEFLDRGHGDCLLDQPQKQLSLPDNLPGSSYSLHRQCELAFGSGSKPCPYMQPCSKLWCTGKARGQLVCQTRHFPWADGTSCGNSKVCYRGACVDKNSTAHIKVDGRWGKWGAFGDCSRSCGGGVQLAKRECNNPIPENGGKYCYGLRIKYRSCNLNPCSETGKSFREEQCEAFNGLNLNTNRLGSSVVWVPKYSGISPKDKCKLICRANGTGYFYVLAPKVVDGTPCSPDTSAVCVQGKCIKAGCDGKLDSNKKFDKCGMCGGDNQGCKKVSGMFTKPIHGYNFVVMLPVGASNIDIRQRGYRGMVSDENYLAVKNRHGMYLLNGNYVVSAVERDLLVKGSLLRYSGTSTSVEILQATRPLQEPLTVEVLSVGKMTPPRVRYSFYISKESKEEKTLRKEEKSHKAQNSVLADSNKIEAKKQAMGKRPVSHWVTGGWDSCTVTCGNGLQKRLVQCQSMEGRPAADCNSADRPVAVRACGDPCPMWDVGTWSHCSKSCGRGFKRRPVRCMTENGLTLPRDHCSGRRKPQELDLCNLKPC